CACGAGAACGCAGGCGGCGAGTTTGTTGCCGAAGGCGAGCCGCAGCGCAAGCACGGCGACAAGGCCAGCAAGAAGGCCGTGAAGAAGAACCGCAACCGTGCGGAACGCCGCGCAGGCATGAGCAACCCCGAGGCCGAGCGCCGCGACTATCTGTTCGAGCATGGCGATGACCGCCGCGAGGAGCGCCGCAAGGGCGACCGTCGCGACGGATACGGCAAGAACCGGTACGACGAGCGTCAGGACAATGGCCGCGACCAGCACGGCAAGAACCGTCGCAATGATCGGTACGGCAAGGGCGACAAGTTCGATAAGCGCGACAGGGCCGGATACGGTCGCAACGATGATTTCGGCAGCCGCAGGCACAATGCGGGCCGTGATTTCGAACGGTCCGATTCCCGCGATTTCGAGCGTCCGCGCAAGCCTCGCCGCAATGAACGCAGCCACGAGGATTACGGCTTCTCCTATGACGAGCGCTCCCATGACGGCCGCAGACAGTCCATGCGCAACACCCGTCAGGGCGAAGGCGGCAAGCGCATCCATCGCAAGAACGAGAACCGCATCGTACGCGACGAGCGTTCAGAAGGTGCCAAGCGTCACGAACGCCGCATGATCGCCAAATACGGCAACACGGAAGGCCCGAACCGCCGTCATTCCAAGAAGAATCGCCACAATGCGCCATTCCGTATGAAGTCTGGACGCCGTTAGTCCGACAGCGCGTATGAATCAGGCCCGACGACCTTTGATGGTCGTCGGGCCTGATTGTGTTATAGGCCGGTGTTTGCGATGCGGATGCCTGTTCGCCTGCCTAGCGGCCATGACGATTGCACTTATCGCCGCAGTCGTTGTGATCGTGGCCATGCCGAAACGGCGGTAATGGCCTGTACGCACCCTAGAATAACGGATATGACGCAATCGCAGCCCCGATCCAAACGCACGCCCACCCTTGAAATCCACGGGAGAATCCTTGACGCGGCAAGGCGGATCGTGGAACGGGACGGTGTGGATGGTCTGACCATCCGTGCGCTGTCCGCACAGGCCGATGTGTCGCCCACCAGCATCTACCAGCACATCGGCGGCAAGCAGGCGGTGTGCGATGCGCTCATCGACACATACTTCACCGATCTGCGCGAACAGCTCATCGCCATTGACGAATCCGACCCCGTGCTGCGCCTGCGCAGGGCGGGCATAATCTACCGTGAACACGCGCTGGACGCCCCCGGCATTTACGCGCTGGTCTGGATGGGGCAGGCGTCGGACTCGGCCCAGCACTGCCTGGACGCCATCACGCAGATCATTCGATACGGCCAGGCAGCATCTGTATTCCGCGGCGATGACCCCCATCTAATCGCATCCTCCATCTGGGTGTCCATACACGGGTTCATCCAATTCGAACTGCGTTCCGCACAACCCCGCACACGCGGCCGCGAGCGGGTCGACCGGTCGTACGGTTACCTGCTCGACCTGCTGATCCGAGGCATTCAGAGGTGAATGAGTTAGCTCCCTCTGATGAGGGAGCTCAGTATTGATACGCTGTACTGCCATCGGCGTTGCGGATGGTGAAAGTGGGGGATTGCTCGATGTTGAGGTCCACGGTCAGGGAATGCTGGGCGTCGGCGCTCGTCGAACGATAGACGAAGTGCTTGTTTTCCAGCTTCACGGCCTCGGTACGCGCATCCAGCAGCCATGGGTTGCGACGGCGCAGCGCGATCAGCGCCTGATGCAGCCGGTATGTCGGCTCTCCCAGCGTGGACAGTTCGGCAGGGGAGTCGGGGAACTTCGGACGTACGTCGTCATCGCCGCCGAAACGCTCCTGCTTGACGCCCACATAGCCCTGTTCGTCGCCGTAATAGATGCTTGGTACGCCGCCGACCGTCATGAGCACCGCCAATGCCAACGCCGCCTTGGCCGGGCCAATCTGCGATGCGATACGCGTCACGTCATGGTTGCCGATGAACGTCTGCGGCACGAAGGAATCCAGGAACGCGTTGTGCCGCTTCAAGTTCCAATCCAGCTCGAAGAAGTTCTCCGTCTCCAGCGCATGCTGGATCGACTTCCATAGCTCGTATTGCGTGATCGAATCCATCGTGGATTCCTCGATGATGCGCGGGTAATCGCCATGGATCACCTCGCCGAAAATCCACGAATACGGGTGTGCGGCTTTGACTTGCGGCAACACGCGCGCCCAGAACGGGCTCGGCACGGCATACGCGGCGTCGAGGCGCCAGCCGGCGGCTCCGCGATCCAGCCAATGGCTCATCACATGGGCCACATAGTCAACGGTCTCGTCAGCCGAATGGTCCAGCGCCACCAGATCCCCGTGCCCCTCGAACACATCCAAAGCGGGTTCGCCATTATCACCGACATGCGCGCGGACCAGACCATGCCACGGGTTGTCGGCCGGATTCAAGCGTCCGGCGGTCTCGTCAAGCGCCGTCTGAACGGCCGGATGATTGCGGCTCACATGATTGAACACGCCATCCAGCATCACCTGCAATCCCATGTCCCGGCAGGCCGCGACAAGCTGATCGAACGCGGCATCCCCGCCCAATCGCACATCGATATGCATATGGTCGAGCGTGTCGTATCCATGCGTCGCCGACTCGAACACCGGACCCAGCAGCAGGCCGGACGCGCCTAGATCGCGCACGTACTCCAGCCAGGGAATTATCGCGTCAAGGCCGCGGCCATGGAACTGGCGCGGGCCGGCGGGCCTGATATCGGCACCGCAGAAGCCCAGCGGATACACGTGCCAGAACACCCCGTACTTCACCCAATCGGGCATTGTGCGGCTCGAATCCATGCTTACAACCACTGTGCACCTCCTGATTGACACCGTGTCCATTTTCGCACATCGCGGTGCGAATCCCGGGTAATCGGCATGAAACGCAGTCCGTGAACATGTGGCCAAGCTCACATATTGGGACATTTTCCTGAGGCGCTACATGCCGTGGCTACGCTTCCAACCAGTGCCATAAGCAGACGAGAGATACCCCAAAAGGGTCGCAATGAAGAGAACCTTTCCCGCAAAGGTTATTGAAGAGGAACAGAGGGTTATTATGACCACCGCCGCAGCCCAGGCCCCGGCACCTGGCAAGTTGGAATTCAAGGACGATTACACGCCGGACGAAGCCGAACGTGTGATTCGCAATTCGAAGGGACTGCCCGTAGGCGTGCGTCCCAAAATGGTATGGACATGGAAGAAGGCCCTGCTGTGGGCCGCCATCGCCATCGTATGTGCCTGCGGATGGGCGATTCTGGCCGTCTCGCGCGGTGAGCAGATCTCCGCCATCTGGTTCCTGGTCGTGGCGCTGAGCTCCTACGCCATCGCCTACCGCTTCTATGCCTATTACATCCAGATCAAGATCATGCGCACCGACGACGCGAACGCCACCCCGGCCGAGCGCGTGCATGACGGCGCGAACTTCGAACGCACCGACCGCCGCGTGCTCTTCGGCCAGCACTTTGCCGGCATCTCCGGCGCCGGACCGCTCGTCGGCCCGATCCTGGCCGCGCAGATGGGCTACCTGCCCTCCACTCTGTGGATCATCCTCGGCGTGATTTTCGCCGGCGCCGTGCAGGACATGCTGGTGCTGTGGATCTCCGCCAAGCGCCGCGGTCGCTCTCTGGGCCAGATGGCCACTGATGAAATGGGTAAGTTCGGCGGTATGATCCTATCCATCTTCCTCGTGGTGATGACGGCCATCGCCATGGCATTCCTGGCGCTCGTGGCCATCAAGGCCATGGCCGCCTCGCCGTGGGCCGTGTTCTCCATCGGTATGACCATCCCGATCGCCCTGATCATGGGCTGCTACCAGCGTTTCCTGCGCCCCGGCCGTGTCATTGAGACCACGCTGCTCGGTTTCGTGCTGCTCGTGCTCGACATCGTCGCCGGCGGATGGATCGCCTCTATCCCGGCCGTGGCCGCCGTGTTCACACTGGACGCCAAGCAGCTCGTCATCGCCCTGGTGATCTACTCGTTCGCCGCCGCCGCGCTGCCGCACTGGCTGCTCGTCACCCCGCGCGACTACCTGTCCACGCTGATGAAGATCGGCACGCTCGTGCTGCTCGTCATCGGCATCATCATCGCCAACCCGTCCGTCAAGGTGCCGGGTCTGACCGAACTGGCCTCCACCTCCACCGGCCCGACCTTCTCCGGCAACCTATTCCCGTTCCTGTTCATCACCATCGCCTGCGGCGCCCTCTCTGGCTTCCACGGCGCGGTGAGCTCCGGCCTGACCCCGAAGGCCGTGGAGAAGGAGAACCAGATTCGCATGATCGGCTACGGTTCGATGCTCGTCGAATCGTTCACCGCCGTCATCGCGCTGATCGCCGCGATCACCATCTCGCAGGGCGTGTACTTCTCCACCAACATGTCCGCCGCACAGATCACCGCCGCATCCGGCGTGAGCATCTCCGCCACCTCCACGCCGGGCGAACAGGCCGATGCCGCCGTCAAGGCCGTGGAGTCGATGAAGGTCTCCGACATCGAAGGCAACCAGATGCAGGTCACCTGGGATTCCGTGGACGAGAACGGCGCGGCCAAGACCTACGAAGGCGCCGCGGCGCTTGAGCAGGCCGCCGCCGACATCGGCGAGACCTCCATCGTCTCCCGCACCGGTGGCGCCACCACGTTCGCCATGGGCATGGCCAACTTCCTCAAGTCCTACCTGGGCGGCCACGACTCGATGGCCTTCTGGTACCACTTCGCCATCATGTTCGAAGCCCTGTTCATCCTGACCACCGTGGACAACGGCACCCGCGTGGCCCGCTACCAGATCGGCGAAATGCTCGGCAACGTGCGCAAGCTCAAGAAGTTCGCCGACCCGACCTGGAAGCCCGGCAACATCATCACCACGCTGATCGCCACCGCGCTGTGGGGCGGACTGCTGTGGATGGGCGTGTCCGACGCGAACGGCGGCATCAACGCGATGGTGCCTATCTTCGGCATCTCCAACCAGCTGCTCGCCGCCGCCTGCTTCGTGCTGATCACCGTGTGTGTGGCCAAGATGGGCTACTGGAAGCACCTGTGGATACCGGTGGTACCGCTCGTGTGGGACATCGCCGTGACCTTCACCGCCGACTTCCAGAAGATCTTCGGGCCGCTGAGCTACTTCACCACCGCCTCCAAGTATCAGGCGCAGATCGACTCCGGCGAGCTGACCGGCGAGGCGCTGACCAACGCCAAGGCCGCGCTGTCCAACGCGTATCTGGACGGCGTGCTCTCCGTGTTCTTCCTGGTCATGATGGGCGTCTTCGTGGTAGTCGGCATCGTGGTCGTGGCGCGCACGTTCGCCGCTGGCAAGTACGGTGCCGAAACGACGTCCGAGGAGCCGTTCGTGGAATCCCAGTGGTTCGCGCCCTCCAGCCTGGTCGCCACCGCGCTTGAGAAGAAGGTGCAGCGCGAATACAGCGCCAAGCTGCATGAGCTTGTGCGGAACGGGCAGGTTGCAGCGTAGTGCGTCATTGGCTCCCCTTTTTTCAAGGGGAGCCAATAATCAGCGAAAGGAGACAAAATGCTCGGCAAACTCGTTGCCGTATGGCACGGCATCGTCTGGTATCTGCGTGAGATCAGCGGCGAGGCCCGCTACGACCATTATCTTGAGCATTTCGCGGCCGAGCATCCCGGCGAAACACCGATGAGCGAGGTCGAATTCATTCGCGCCCGCGAGGAATACGACCGTCTCCACCCCAATACCAGTTGTTGCTGCTGACAGGCCGCAATAGCATAACAACACCATAAAACCCGCGCGCCATGGGAACTACGTAGCCATTCTTCCGTTACAATCAGTGTGACGGCTTCCGCCCCCGAAGAAGAAGGTGTTAATTCCCCTTGGACGTCTCACTGGCGCATTTCCTCCAACAAGTGCTTTCCAACCCGGCTCTGACCGTCACAACGTTGCTGACGCTGGGAGTCATCTTCGTCAACGGCTGGACCGACGCACCCAACGCCATCGCCACCTGCGTGACCACACGATGCATGCGCGTACGCTCCGCCGTCATCATGGCGGCCATCTTCAACTTCCTCGGCGTCTTCATCATGACGCAGCTCAACGCCTCCGTGGCCTCCACCATCAGCAACATGGTCGATTTCGGCGGCGACACGAACGCGGCGCTCATCGCCCTATGCGCGGCGCTGTTCTCCATCGTCGTATACAGCGTGGGCGCCTCGCTGCTCGGCATACCCACCTCCGAAAGCCACAGCCTGATCGCCGGCCTGTCCGGAGCGGCCATCGCCATCCAAGGCGGCATCGGCGGCATCAACATGGGAGAATGGGTCAAGGTGCTCTACGGTCTGGTCGCAAGCCTCCTGTTCGGCTTCGCCGTCGGCTGGTTGGTATGCAAGGCCGTGACCCTGATTTGCGCTGGCATGGACCGCCGCCGCACCAACGGGTTCTTCACCTACGCGCAGATCGTGGGCGCGGCGGCCATGAGCTTCATGCACGGCGCGCAGGACGGCCAGAAGTTCATCGGCGTGCTGTTCCTCGGCATGGCGTTCTGCAATGGCCAACCCAGCGTGACCGGTGTGATGATTCCGATCTGGCTCATGATTCTGTGCAGCACCATCATGGGCGTGGGCACGTCCGTCGGCGGTGAACGCATCATCAAATCCGTGGGCCAGGACATGGTGAAACTCGAGAAATACCAAGGCTTCTCGGCCGATCTGTCAAGCGCGCTGTGCCTGCTCGTCATGACCGTGCTCGGCATCCCCGTCTCCACCACGCACACCAAGACCAGCGCCATCATGGGCGTGGGCGCGGTACGCCGCCTCTCCGCCATCAACTTCGGCGTGGTGCGCGACATGATGCTCACCTGGGTGTTCACCTTCCCTGGTTGCGGTCTCATCAGCTTCGTAATGGCCAAACTGTTCATGGTCGTGTTCTAGAAAGGAATCCACCCATCATGGCGAGACAAAAAGACACGTTCTACTTCGACGGATTCCGCCGCAGCGCGGACTACGCATGCCAGGCCGCGAAGCTGCTGTCCGAGGTCATGCACGACTTCAATCCGGGCCAGCTGCGCGAACGCATGGACAGCATGCACGCGATTGAGAAGTCAGCGGACGAGGTGCGCCACGACATGATGGACGAACTGGTGACCGCGTTCATCACGCCGTTCGACCGCGAGGACATCGACGAGCTCGGCCACGTGCTCGACGACGTGACCGACAGCATCGAAGGCGTGCTCAACCGCATGTACTACGACAACGTGACCGACATGCGCGACGACGCGGTCCAGATGTCGGATATGGTGGTGCGCGCCACGGAAAGCATCTGCGAGCTGGTCAACGAACTGCCGCGATTCCGGCATTCCAAGACGTTGCGCGAACTGGTGTTCGCCATCAACACGATCGAAACGGACGCCGACCACCTGTTCATCGAGTCGATGCGCACGCTGCACACCACCTGCACCGATCCGCTGCAGGTGTTCGCCTGGCATGACGTCTACCGTCACCTCGAACAGTGCTCCGACGACTGCGAGCGCGTGGCCAACACCATCGACAGTATCGTCATGAAAAACAGCTGAGGTTGGTTTTTCACAACCTCCCTCTGATGAGCCGAGCCGTGAAGAAAACGCCGGAGGCGTTTTTAGGCGAGGGTGAGTGACAACGAGCGAATAAGAGGTCAGCTGCAAGCTGTCCTGAATCGCGTTCGAGGTGGCATCGCGAAGCGATGTCGGAGGGAGAGGCCTACTTGACCAAAAGCCCCCTCACCTATGGGCGTTGAGCCAGAGGATGGCGAGTTGGGTGCGATTGGTCAGGCCGAGCTTGTCCAGTATCGCGCTGATGCGATTGCGGACCGTGCCTTCGCTCAGGAACAGTCTGGCGGCGATGTCGCGGTTATCGAGGCCCTCGGCGACCAGCGCGGTGATCTCACGTTCGCGCTCGCCAAGCAGGCCCTCGATGGAATCGGCGGTATCTCTGGAATCGTCGGAATCGGCAGGATCCGGAGTTCGTTCGGTGAGCTTGCCGAGCACTTCCGCGCCGAGCACCACCTGACCGGCCATCACCGCCTGCAGCGCGGGCCCGACCGCCGCCACATCCTGTTTGATGAGATAGCCCTTGGCGCCAAGTCCCATCGCCTGCGCGATATACGACTGGTCCGCAAACGTGGTCAGGAACAGTATGCGCGCGGCCGGGTCCGTGGCCAGAATCTCGCGCGCGGCATCCAAACCGCTGGTGCCGGGCATCTGAATATCGATCAGCAGCACGTCCGGTCGGCTCGCCGGTGTCTCGAAATAACGGCGCACGGCGGCGTCTCCGTCATTTGCCATCCATAGCACCTCGGCCGTGCCGGTGGCCGTCAGAATCGTCTCCAACGACTGGCAGACGATCGGATCATCATCCACGATTGCGATTCTCATCAATCCCTCGATTCCATGGTCCAACGCTTCTTCGGCACGGATACGAACACACGCCAGCCGTCCTCATACGGCCCGCAGACCGCGGTGCCGCCAAGGGCGCGCACGCGCGATTCGATATCCGCCAAACCCATGCCGCGCATCAGCTCATCGGCCGAACCACGCATATCGGCAACGCCGTCGGCGGCGAGTCGCGAGCCGACGTGCGTGGCGCGCATCGCACGCGGGCGGGCAGCGGCCGTCCGGGACCCATCGGACTCGGACACGGCCGGCCCCGGATCCTGAATGACCAACTGCCAGAACGCGGGGAAGTCACGCAACGTCACGCTCGCCTCGCGCGCCGCGCTGTGATGCACCACGTTCGACAATGCCTCGCGAATCACGGTCGCGAAACAGCGCGAGACCGGCGCAGGCGCCTTGGCGATATCGTTGGCCAGCGTCACGGCGAAACCGGGGGAGATGCCGTCGAACGACGTGACGGCATCATCGATCTGCGCGGCGAAATCAGTGCCATCATCCTCAAGATCATGCACCGAACGGCGCACTATCGTCATCGCATCATCCAACGTCGCACCCAACGTGGCGAACCCTTGCGCAGCGACCGTATCGTTCGTCGCC
This DNA window, taken from Bifidobacterium longum subsp. longum JCM 1217, encodes the following:
- a CDS encoding TetR/AcrR family transcriptional regulator, with the translated sequence MTQSQPRSKRTPTLEIHGRILDAARRIVERDGVDGLTIRALSAQADVSPTSIYQHIGGKQAVCDALIDTYFTDLREQLIAIDESDPVLRLRRAGIIYREHALDAPGIYALVWMGQASDSAQHCLDAITQIIRYGQAASVFRGDDPHLIASSIWVSIHGFIQFELRSAQPRTRGRERVDRSYGYLLDLLIRGIQR
- a CDS encoding alpha-amylase family protein, producing MPDWVKYGVFWHVYPLGFCGADIRPAGPRQFHGRGLDAIIPWLEYVRDLGASGLLLGPVFESATHGYDTLDHMHIDVRLGGDAAFDQLVAACRDMGLQVMLDGVFNHVSRNHPAVQTALDETAGRLNPADNPWHGLVRAHVGDNGEPALDVFEGHGDLVALDHSADETVDYVAHVMSHWLDRGAAGWRLDAAYAVPSPFWARVLPQVKAAHPYSWIFGEVIHGDYPRIIEESTMDSITQYELWKSIQHALETENFFELDWNLKRHNAFLDSFVPQTFIGNHDVTRIASQIGPAKAALALAVLMTVGGVPSIYYGDEQGYVGVKQERFGGDDDVRPKFPDSPAELSTLGEPTYRLHQALIALRRRNPWLLDARTEAVKLENKHFVYRSTSADAQHSLTVDLNIEQSPTFTIRNADGSTAYQY
- a CDS encoding carbon starvation CstA family protein; translation: MTTAAAQAPAPGKLEFKDDYTPDEAERVIRNSKGLPVGVRPKMVWTWKKALLWAAIAIVCACGWAILAVSRGEQISAIWFLVVALSSYAIAYRFYAYYIQIKIMRTDDANATPAERVHDGANFERTDRRVLFGQHFAGISGAGPLVGPILAAQMGYLPSTLWIILGVIFAGAVQDMLVLWISAKRRGRSLGQMATDEMGKFGGMILSIFLVVMTAIAMAFLALVAIKAMAASPWAVFSIGMTIPIALIMGCYQRFLRPGRVIETTLLGFVLLVLDIVAGGWIASIPAVAAVFTLDAKQLVIALVIYSFAAAALPHWLLVTPRDYLSTLMKIGTLVLLVIGIIIANPSVKVPGLTELASTSTGPTFSGNLFPFLFITIACGALSGFHGAVSSGLTPKAVEKENQIRMIGYGSMLVESFTAVIALIAAITISQGVYFSTNMSAAQITAASGVSISATSTPGEQADAAVKAVESMKVSDIEGNQMQVTWDSVDENGAAKTYEGAAALEQAAADIGETSIVSRTGGATTFAMGMANFLKSYLGGHDSMAFWYHFAIMFEALFILTTVDNGTRVARYQIGEMLGNVRKLKKFADPTWKPGNIITTLIATALWGGLLWMGVSDANGGINAMVPIFGISNQLLAAACFVLITVCVAKMGYWKHLWIPVVPLVWDIAVTFTADFQKIFGPLSYFTTASKYQAQIDSGELTGEALTNAKAALSNAYLDGVLSVFFLVMMGVFVVVGIVVVARTFAAGKYGAETTSEEPFVESQWFAPSSLVATALEKKVQREYSAKLHELVRNGQVAA
- a CDS encoding YbdD/YjiX family protein, encoding MLGKLVAVWHGIVWYLREISGEARYDHYLEHFAAEHPGETPMSEVEFIRAREEYDRLHPNTSCCC
- a CDS encoding inorganic phosphate transporter, which encodes MDVSLAHFLQQVLSNPALTVTTLLTLGVIFVNGWTDAPNAIATCVTTRCMRVRSAVIMAAIFNFLGVFIMTQLNASVASTISNMVDFGGDTNAALIALCAALFSIVVYSVGASLLGIPTSESHSLIAGLSGAAIAIQGGIGGINMGEWVKVLYGLVASLLFGFAVGWLVCKAVTLICAGMDRRRTNGFFTYAQIVGAAAMSFMHGAQDGQKFIGVLFLGMAFCNGQPSVTGVMIPIWLMILCSTIMGVGTSVGGERIIKSVGQDMVKLEKYQGFSADLSSALCLLVMTVLGIPVSTTHTKTSAIMGVGAVRRLSAINFGVVRDMMLTWVFTFPGCGLISFVMAKLFMVVF
- a CDS encoding DUF47 domain-containing protein; this translates as MARQKDTFYFDGFRRSADYACQAAKLLSEVMHDFNPGQLRERMDSMHAIEKSADEVRHDMMDELVTAFITPFDREDIDELGHVLDDVTDSIEGVLNRMYYDNVTDMRDDAVQMSDMVVRATESICELVNELPRFRHSKTLRELVFAINTIETDADHLFIESMRTLHTTCTDPLQVFAWHDVYRHLEQCSDDCERVANTIDSIVMKNS
- a CDS encoding response regulator transcription factor; amino-acid sequence: MRIAIVDDDPIVCQSLETILTATGTAEVLWMANDGDAAVRRYFETPASRPDVLLIDIQMPGTSGLDAAREILATDPAARILFLTTFADQSYIAQAMGLGAKGYLIKQDVAAVGPALQAVMAGQVVLGAEVLGKLTERTPDPADSDDSRDTADSIEGLLGEREREITALVAEGLDNRDIAARLFLSEGTVRNRISAILDKLGLTNRTQLAILWLNAHR